The Phaeacidiphilus oryzae TH49 region GCTCCCGGGCCGCCGGGCCGCCGGGCCGCCGGGCCGGAACTACTGCCAGCCGTCCTGCTGCTGGCCACTCTGGTAGCCGTTGTCCTGCTGGCCCTGGTAGCCCCCGTTGTCCTGGGCACCGTAGCCGTTGTCCTGCTGCCGGTCCTGGGAAGCGTTGTCCTGGTAGCCGTTCTCCTGGGAGCCGTAGCCCTCGGACCGGTCGCCGCCGTCCTGCCGGCCCTGCTGCTCCTGGCCGTCGCCGGTGAAGCGGTTGGCGAGCTGGTCGGCGCCCGCACTGATCTGGTCGTCGAAGCGGTGTCCGGTCTGG contains the following coding sequences:
- a CDS encoding antitoxin, yielding MSGLGDFARKAEEWAEDNPEIARKGIDRAEAFAQDQTGHRFDDQISAGADQLANRFTGDGQEQQGRQDGGDRSEGYGSQENGYQDNASQDRQQDNGYGAQDNGGYQGQQDNGYQSGQQQDGWQ